AAAAAACAAATCTTGATTTCAGCTATTCTAATGCTTTTTTTGATTGTGTCTTGCTCCAAAAAATCCGAACAGGCGAAAGTGGAGATGGTTGATGGGGTGCAATTTGTCCACAATCCGGTTACGCCGCTTTATCCAAATAAAAAGGTGATATTTGAGGAAGAGCTTTCCATTGGCGGAGAAGATGAGAGTGGGAAAATTGTTTTGTATCAGCCAGGATCCATAGCTGCGGATGATGAAGGAAATATTTACGTGACTGACATATCGGACGCCAAAATTAAATTATTTGATGAGAATGGGATATTGATTCGCGAGATCGGCAAAAAGGGTCAGGGGCCTGGAGAATTTGGCGGAATCGGTGGAATCGCACTGCTTCCGGACGGCAGGCTACTTGCTTACGATTATCAAAATCGGCGGACGTCTATTTTCGGTAAAGACGGCGAATTTTTGACGAGCCATGTCTGGAAGGATTATCTGTATTTTGTCACTTTAACCACAGATAGCAGCTACACCATTCAGGAAAGCGCTTTTGACAAAGGAGGCAGAAAATTATTTATGAAAACATTCGATTTTGAGGGAAACGAACTGGTTAACTTTGGCGAATTCACACCGCCCGGAACAAAAATTTTGCGTCAGGGAAAAATGGCTTTTGCTATTTCCTTGCCTTACGCGCCCTACTCCATATTCGCCGGAGACCAACAACGGCAACTGCTCTATCATTGTTACACTGC
This genomic interval from Calditrichota bacterium contains the following:
- a CDS encoding 6-bladed beta-propeller: MNKKQILISAILMLFLIVSCSKKSEQAKVEMVDGVQFVHNPVTPLYPNKKVIFEEELSIGGEDESGKIVLYQPGSIAADDEGNIYVTDISDAKIKLFDENGILIREIGKKGQGPGEFGGIGGIALLPDGRLLAYDYQNRRTSIFGKDGEFLTSHVWKDYLYFVTLTTDSSYTIQESAFDKGGRKLFMKTFDFEGNELVNFGEFTPPGTKILRQGKMAFAISLPYAPYSIFAGDQQRQLLYHCYTANYLIEVYDAAGKLIRKIDRPYHPLPVTKKDVEEYRKAFDNNPNKVFAKMAKDVELPEIKTVAEAMIVDDSGNLWVRTNEEKKQ